The stretch of DNA GTGATTTACCGCAAGGCCTTCGGGCTGGATGACGTAGCCGCGAAAACGCCATTGCGGGAGGATGCCATTCTGCGCATCGCCTCCCAAACCAAGGCCATCGTCAGCGCGGGCGTCATGATGCTGTATGATGAAGGTAAATTTCAGCTCGACGACCCCATCTCGAAGTACCTGCCGGCTTTCCGCACCCCCAAGGTGCTGGCTACCTTCAACCCCGCCGACTCCAGCTACACCACCGTTCCCGCCAAGAGCGAAATCACCATCCGGCAACTCCTGACCCATACGTCGGGCATTGGCTACCCAGGCATTGGCTCCCAGGAAGCACGGGCTATTTATGCCAAAGCGCATATCCCGAGCGGCATTGGTACACCGGGCGGCAAGCTGCGCACTTCTATGGATGCGCTAGGCCAGTTGCCCCTCATGCATCAGCCGGGTGAGAAGTTCAGCTACGGCCTGAGTATTGATGTGCTGGGCTACCTGATTGAGGTGCTCTCGGGCCAGCCGCTCGACCAGTTCCTGCGTGCCCGCCTGTTTGAGCCCCTGGCTATGCGCGACACCTATTTCTTCCTGCCCAAGGAGAAGCAGCCCCGCCTGGCCGTGCTCTACACTGAGGATGCCAGCAAGAATACGCTGAAGGCCCTGAACCCCTTCGCCGCAATGGGCAATATCAACCTCGAGTACCCTAAGCTGGCCGGCACCTACTTCTCGGGTGGCGCGGGGCTGTCATCAACCCTCGACGACTATGCTGCCTTTCTGCTGATGATGCTCAACGAGGGGCAGTACAACGGTAAACGTCTGCTTAAGCCTGCAACCGTGCGCCTGATGACCTCCAACCAGATTGGCGAGGTGAATCAGGGCCTGAACAAGTTTGGGCTGGGCTTCAGCATTGTTACGACCAGGGGCGCGGCGCAGTCGGGGTTATCGGAAGGCTCCTTTGAGTGGGGCGGCATCTTCGGGACTACCTACTGGGTTGACCCCAAGGAGAAGATT from Hymenobacter taeanensis encodes:
- a CDS encoding serine hydrolase domain-containing protein; its protein translation is MKRTALGLLLALTFSGAYAQTTAPARPKAAKSKALASRQTELPAIDALLREYTTANRVPGASALIMRDGKVIYRKAFGLDDVAAKTPLREDAILRIASQTKAIVSAGVMMLYDEGKFQLDDPISKYLPAFRTPKVLATFNPADSSYTTVPAKSEITIRQLLTHTSGIGYPGIGSQEARAIYAKAHIPSGIGTPGGKLRTSMDALGQLPLMHQPGEKFSYGLSIDVLGYLIEVLSGQPLDQFLRARLFEPLAMRDTYFFLPKEKQPRLAVLYTEDASKNTLKALNPFAAMGNINLEYPKLAGTYFSGGAGLSSTLDDYAAFLLMMLNEGQYNGKRLLKPATVRLMTSNQIGEVNQGLNKFGLGFSIVTTRGAAQSGLSEGSFEWGGIFGTTYWVDPKEKIVALLYTQKYPNSYGDLADKFKHLVRETVIESKAAQIK